The nucleotide window ACCTGGAATAAAAGGATCTGAACAATACTCTAATGTTTTATGTAATGGTTTTGTCTGCATTCCAAAAACCCTTAATCCTTTTTTTACAGTAATATGCCCTTCATCAATTGCCATTTGTAGAATATCATTATTTAGTTTCTGAAATCCTTTATCTTCTTGGATATCTCCAATTGCTCCAATAACAGCGACATAAGCCATATCTTTTTTATTGTTTAATTTGTTTGTAAAAAGAAATGTAACTCCTGAACCAGATATTTCAGTTCCGCCATCAATACCGTGCAAATGAGGATTAACATGAACAATGTTATCATCCAACTCTGCTTCGTTGGGTGTATGATGATCCAACACAAAAACATTTTTTCCTTTTAGATGTTTATTGATTAAGTCTAATTGTCCAGCTCCTAAATCAGTAAAGAAATAATTTTTGTAATCTTCCTTGCTTATATTTTTTAGAACCTGTTCATTTAGTTGCTGAACAATTGAAATAGAATAATTTCTATTGTCATTATTTAATGCCTTAAGCAATATTGCACATGCACATATTCCATCTGCATCTAAGTGGGATATAACTCTTATCCTCTCTTTTTTGTTTAAGGCCTTAAATTTAGCAACAGCTTCTTCTATGTTCTTTTCAAATTGTTTATAATCCTTCTCCATTTACTACCTTTATTCTATGAACAATTTGATTTTATCAGGATCGTATTTCCAATCCATAGAAAGTTTCTTGTTCTGTTTGTAGTATTTTACTAATCTCTTTATCTTTGACTCTGTTAGATTTATACCGCGTTTGGCTGTTTCGTCTTTATGATTTTTTTCTAGATGTTTTCTTAACATTATTGTCCTTTTAATTAAAGCCATAAGGTCTTCTGGAATTTCTTTTGCTAATTTTTTCTCTTTTAATATTTCAGATATGCTTTTGTTTGTTATTTTTTTAACAGAAGGAATTCCATAATTGTCTCTTAAAAACAATCCAATCTCTGATGCTGTTTTTCCTTCTTTAGCAACTTTAGTTACTAATAATTCAACTTCTTTTTCTTTATATCTTAACCAACTTAGATTTGTTTTTCTAGTAGGTTTAACTGATTTACTTTTTCCTTTGTTTCTTGAATACATTCTTGCCATTTTAATTTTCCTCTTAAATTTTGTGAGAAATTAGTGATAATTTCTCCAGTATAGAGCAGCTGTGACATTAAATTGACAAGTCAATTTATGGCATCTTATACCATTCTACCTCTCGATATTAAATCACAAGTAATAGGTAGTTTAAAAAGATTTTGTTTTTCATTAAATCAATAACTTGGAAGCTAGACTAACTACAAAATTGATAATTATAACCACCATAAAGTAGTACTATACCAAAAGTTTTATATATAAGTTAATTCTAAGTGAATATAACATGAAAAGAGTCGACATTTTATATGAAGTCCAGAGAAAATTAATTGCAGACCTTGGATTAATTGTCCAAGAAGTGAGGAAAAATTATCAGGATAGACTTAATAACGCCTGGGTTTTTGATCATTTAGGTGGGTTAATAAAGAAGTTACAGCCCACAAGAGTTGAAACAATTAATTATTCAAGAAAGGATTTAGAGACAACATTAAGTGGTGCTATAGAAGAAAGGATAGGAACTATTCAAAAACACGTTCCTGAAATCAGAACAAGTGATGTTCATCAATTAATTCAAAGAGCAGGTAACTTATATGAGTTAATTTATTCAAGAGCAGAAGCAGAATTATCAAGTTTAGAATCAAAAAGCGATCAATATAACGATCCAAAAGAATTAGTGCAATCAGAATTCTACAATAATCAAGCATTTTCTAAAAAAGACGAACATCAAACATGGGTACAGGATGTTACAGAAAATTTAGGAGCAATTCTAAATTATGTCGAAGTACTAGGACAACAACTTGCAATGAAAAAGGGTTTTGGATGGAAAGCAAAATTAGCTGCAGCAAAGGTCGCTCTAAGTGGAAAACTTGGAATAAGTCTTGATCTCCCTAAATTAGCTCAAGATATTAGTATTGCAAAAGAAGCAATTTTAACAAATTATCAACAATATGAAACAAGACTAATTAAAGGAAGATATACATAATTATTTGTTATTAAAAAATTATAACTTCTTCTTCAAAGTTTCAACCAATTCAACAGGTGTTGGATCAACTTTATTTCTTAAAGCCAAAAAATATGATGTCCAGTCACCCAAATAAATTGTAGAGAAAATCTTTACTAAATCTGATGTGCTAGTTAATTCAAGTTCTAATGCAGGAACTCCGCAAGATTGCATAATCTTTTTAGTTACTTCCATTCTTTTCTTTATTCTCCTGTCATCATAATCATCTTTTATTATTATGATATAATAATCTCCATTGGGTTTTGTATATCCCATCATCTCATTATGATTTAACTCAGGAAAATAATTACAAAAAGCAGGAATCTTTGAATTTTCATTAAAATTAATCTTCCATTTATACGCTACCGCATACAATTTTTCAGAAGAATAAATAACAGGTATTTTGCCTTCTAATTTTTCAGATAGTTCTTCTGCTTTCTTCCTATAAATGTCTTTTCCCAAAACTTCAATTAGTTTTTTAACATCATCATCTTTGTTTTCAACCAAACCGGAATTTTGTAATATTTTTAAGATTGGAAAAAAAGAATAACCATAAGCTAACCTTGGTTGAATTCCAGACGGCATTTTTATCAAAGTTTTGTTTAGCTTCTTTGCTAATTCTGCTAATTTTCCACCAGATGTTATAACGAATATCTGACAACCCTTTCTATTTCCTCTTCTAAAAGATTCTATTGTCTCTTCTGTATTGCCAGAATAACTTGAAATCCACAATAGTGTTTTTGAATTAACATATTCAGGCAAATCATAATTTTTATTTACCTCAATAGGAACCTTAAAATTATTAAACAAATAAGATTTTAGAATTTCGCCAGATAAAGCACTCCCCCCCATACCGCATATGATTATCCTGTCAATATCTGTAAATTTAATATCTCCTGCTAATCTCCAGGCATCTCTTATCTGATTAGGAAACTTCTTCAAAACAGAATACATATCTTCTCTATCAAAGGATCTATCCATATCAAATAATAAATATGTTATTTATTTAAACCTTTCCATAAGAAATAATCATTTCAACAAAGCACTTATTGATTCTCTATTATTCATACTACGAATAACCTTTGCAAAATAACTCGCAACAGAAACTTCTCTAAACCACGGATTTTGTTGTTGAAAATCAGCTCCATGATAGACTGCATCAGTACTAATTACAGCTGTTAAAAACCCATCATCATAAGATTTTGCTATTTTTTCTAATGCATCTCCATTAAACAAAGGCAAACTACAAGAAGCATACACTCTCTGAGCTCCAGCATCTTTAGATGCTCTAACAGCTTCCATTATTGTTCCTGCTGTATCTATCATATCATCTACTATCAAAACATCTCTGTCCTTAACTTCTCCTATAATCTGTATCGATTTAACACTGTTATCTCCATCTCTTTTTTTATAAGAAAATACTGGTTCTACTCCTAGTTGGTTTGCATAAAGTCCTGCTCTTGTTGCTCCTCCTAAATCAGGAGCCATCACAACAATATTTCCAAAATCAAAATCATCTGGATGAGATTTAATATAATCAACAAGAGTTTTATACGCACGCAAATTTTCAAATTTTGCTCTTCTAAAATAACCTTCAATAGCAGGATTATGTATGTCCAAAGTTATAACATGATCAGCATTAGAATCTTCAATCTCTCTTGCAACAGCAGCAGCAGTTATACTTTCCCTCCTTATTTGTTTATCTTGTCTTGCATAAGGAAAAACAGGGACAACAGCAGTTATGTAACTTGCATCACACCTCCAAGCAGTTTCAACAGCTGTCTTCAATGCTCTTAAATTTTCATCAACAGATCCATTTGTAGAATTCTCAACATCCTGAAAAATATAAATATCTGTTCCTCTTATACTCTCCTCTATTATTGTTTTTATTTCACTATTTGCAAATTGTATTTGTTTAGAATCAATAAATCTAACTTCTTTTTCTTTTTCTTTAAAAACTTCTAGAACTTTATTAGCAAAAGGTTCACCAGATTCACATGCTAATATGCTTAAAGTGCCTCTTGTATTTGCCATATTCCCCCAATAAAAAGTAATAAGGTTTAGTTTAAATATTTTTTGTATTACCAAACACAACCTTTATAAATGACTCAGAAAATCACTTATTGAGCAATGTGGGTACTAGCTTACCTGAAGCTCAATAAATAAAAAATAAATGGAAGCGAATTAAGATGGGAATGTACAAACATATAAGAAATCTTTGGAAACAACCAAAGAAAAACATGCCTGAACTATGGCGTGAAAGATTAATAGCTTGGAGAAAAGATCCTGTAACACTAAGGATTGAAAAACCAACAAGAATTGACAGAGCTCGTTCTTTAGGATATAAAGCAAAACAAGGGTATATTGTTGTAAGGCAGAGAGTTATTAGAGGAGGTCATAAAAGACCAAAGATAAGAAAAGGTAGAAGATCAAAAAGATATCATCAAAAAAAGAATCTTGACCTATCATACCAGACAATAGCAGAAAGAAGGGCTAACTCAAAATTTCTTAATTGTGAGGTTCTTAACAGCTACTTTGTTGCACAAGATGGAAGATACTATTGGTATGAGGTAATCCTTATAGATACATCACATCCAGTTATTAAAGCTGATAAGAATATGAAGTGGATAACCAGCAACAAACAAAAAGGAAGAGTCCACAGAGGTTTAACATCCTCAGCTAAAAAATCACGTAGAAAACTAACTATGTGATATTATAACCAAAACTTTATAAAGGATTCAGAAATTATAACAAATATAGCGTTTATTATTAACGTTAGGAGGTATTAAAATGGAAGAAGAACAAACAGAAAAACCTGCTGAAGGTGAAGAAAAAGAAGAACCTCAAGAAGAAACTGCTCCTGAAGAACCATCAGAAGGTGGAGATGAAGGAGGAGATACAAGTGAGAAACCTGCAGAAGAACCTGAAGAACCAGCTGAAGAAGGTGGTGATGAAGAAAAACCTGCAGAAGAAAAACCAAAAGAAGAGTAAATCTTCTTTTTTTCTTTTTTTTATAAAACTTTTTTTAGAGAATCAATCGCAACTTCTATTTGTTTTTTGGTCGGCTCTTTTGTAGTTATTCTTTGTATCCACAAACCAGGCTTATTAATCATACTAAAAAACCAGTTCTCCTTAAACAAATCAGCTAATTTTAATATTTCATAAGATAATCCAACTATCACTGGTAAAAGGATTATTCTAAAGCCAAG belongs to Candidatus Woesearchaeota archaeon B3_Woes and includes:
- a CDS encoding 30S ribosomal protein S15 yields the protein MARMYSRNKGKSKSVKPTRKTNLSWLRYKEKEVELLVTKVAKEGKTASEIGLFLRDNYGIPSVKKITNKSISEILKEKKLAKEIPEDLMALIKRTIMLRKHLEKNHKDETAKRGINLTESKIKRLVKYYKQNKKLSMDWKYDPDKIKLFIE
- a CDS encoding bifunctional phosphoglucose/phosphomannose isomerase; amino-acid sequence: MDRSFDREDMYSVLKKFPNQIRDAWRLAGDIKFTDIDRIIICGMGGSALSGEILKSYLFNNFKVPIEVNKNYDLPEYVNSKTLLWISSYSGNTEETIESFRRGNRKGCQIFVITSGGKLAELAKKLNKTLIKMPSGIQPRLAYGYSFFPILKILQNSGLVENKDDDVKKLIEVLGKDIYRKKAEELSEKLEGKIPVIYSSEKLYAVAYKWKINFNENSKIPAFCNYFPELNHNEMMGYTKPNGDYYIIIIKDDYDDRRIKKRMEVTKKIMQSCGVPALELELTSTSDLVKIFSTIYLGDWTSYFLALRNKVDPTPVELVETLKKKL
- a CDS encoding 50S ribosomal protein L15e, encoding MGMYKHIRNLWKQPKKNMPELWRERLIAWRKDPVTLRIEKPTRIDRARSLGYKAKQGYIVVRQRVIRGGHKRPKIRKGRRSKRYHQKKNLDLSYQTIAERRANSKFLNCEVLNSYFVAQDGRYYWYEVILIDTSHPVIKADKNMKWITSNKQKGRVHRGLTSSAKKSRRKLTM